The Pelagibacterium halotolerans B2 genome has a segment encoding these proteins:
- the xdhA gene encoding xanthine dehydrogenase small subunit has product MSLEPRTAIRFYLNDNLIELDTLEPDRTLLDFLRLDRVLRGTKEGCAEGDCGACTVIVGRISGGVVRYLPANACIILVSMLDGAHVVTVEHLKGPDGGLHPVQQAMVDYHGSQCGFCTPGFVMSLYGLWLANPNPSVPEIEKALQGNLCRCTGYAPIVRAAQAVSNYGSVLEDALNREREEIVAKLTALRDGRLVVVEGARGKTIIPADVDGLAAVLTEMPEATIVAGATDVGLWVTKFMRDIAPVVIVGHLMGEISVEDGRIVFGAGVSYAKAFETIATHIPQMVEMFDRIGGAQVRAMGTIGGNIANGSPIGDTPPPLIALGAEITLRKGDRRRVVKLEDFFIAYGRQDRKKGEFVEAVSVPQPGADEIFGVHKVTKRRDEDITATLGAFRVKIAGGVVAEATIAYGGMAATPKRARAVEAALIGKAWTLDTVEAALGKFEEDFQPLTDWRAGADYRMLAAKNLLKRFYFESVEGPSHIVRHEVA; this is encoded by the coding sequence CTGAGTTTGGAACCGCGCACCGCTATCCGCTTCTATCTCAACGATAATCTGATCGAACTGGACACGCTTGAGCCGGATCGGACGCTGCTCGATTTCCTGCGGCTGGACCGTGTTCTGCGCGGCACCAAGGAGGGCTGCGCGGAAGGGGATTGCGGGGCATGCACTGTCATTGTTGGCCGTATAAGTGGTGGAGTTGTGCGATATTTGCCCGCAAATGCGTGCATAATTCTGGTTTCGATGCTGGATGGCGCGCATGTGGTGACCGTCGAGCATTTGAAAGGCCCCGATGGCGGCCTGCATCCGGTGCAGCAGGCCATGGTCGATTACCATGGCAGCCAGTGCGGGTTCTGCACGCCGGGGTTCGTGATGAGCCTTTACGGGTTGTGGCTCGCCAATCCCAATCCATCCGTTCCCGAGATCGAAAAAGCGTTGCAGGGCAATCTGTGCCGTTGCACGGGCTATGCCCCGATTGTGCGCGCGGCGCAGGCGGTGTCCAATTACGGGTCGGTTCTCGAAGACGCCCTCAACAGGGAGCGTGAGGAGATCGTTGCGAAGTTGACGGCGCTCAGGGACGGGCGGCTTGTGGTCGTCGAGGGCGCGCGGGGCAAGACGATCATTCCTGCCGATGTCGATGGTCTTGCTGCGGTGCTGACAGAGATGCCCGAGGCAACGATTGTCGCCGGCGCGACAGATGTGGGGCTGTGGGTCACAAAGTTTATGCGCGACATCGCCCCGGTGGTGATCGTGGGGCATCTGATGGGCGAGATTTCCGTCGAGGACGGACGGATCGTCTTCGGGGCCGGAGTGAGCTACGCCAAGGCGTTCGAGACCATTGCCACCCATATCCCGCAGATGGTCGAGATGTTCGACCGGATCGGCGGGGCGCAGGTGCGCGCCATGGGAACCATCGGCGGCAATATCGCCAATGGCTCGCCGATCGGCGATACCCCGCCGCCGCTGATCGCGCTGGGGGCCGAAATCACCCTGCGCAAGGGTGATCGCCGCCGTGTGGTAAAGCTCGAGGATTTCTTCATCGCCTATGGCAGGCAGGACCGGAAAAAGGGCGAGTTCGTCGAAGCCGTCTCGGTGCCTCAGCCGGGTGCCGATGAAATTTTCGGCGTGCACAAGGTCACCAAGCGGCGCGACGAGGATATCACGGCAACGCTCGGGGCATTTCGCGTCAAGATTGCAGGTGGCGTGGTGGCCGAGGCTACCATCGCTTATGGCGGCATGGCCGCGACACCAAAGCGGGCGAGAGCCGTTGAAGCTGCCTTGATCGGCAAGGCCTGGACGCTCGACACGGTCGAGGCGGCGCTGGGCAAGTTCGAAGAGGATTTCCAGCCTCTGACCGATTGGCGGGCCGGCGCCGACTACCGAATGCTGGCGGCGAAAAATCTTCTCAAGCGGTTCTACTTCGAATCCGTCGAAGGGCCGAGCCATATCGTTCGGCACGAGGTGGCGTGA
- the uraH gene encoding hydroxyisourate hydrolase: protein MALGAGMTTTGRLTTHVLDTANGTPARGMTIDLYRMNDGGAVLEKSLVTNDDGRCDGALLAGEGFAEGAYRLDFHVGEYFSKINGKAVEFLDVVSVDFRVSDSGAHYHVPLLVSPFGYSTYRGS, encoded by the coding sequence ATGGCGCTTGGAGCAGGCATGACCACAACCGGACGGCTGACGACCCACGTTCTCGATACCGCGAACGGGACCCCCGCAAGGGGCATGACCATCGATCTCTACAGGATGAACGACGGTGGGGCCGTATTGGAAAAGTCATTGGTTACCAATGATGACGGGCGGTGCGACGGCGCGTTGCTGGCGGGGGAAGGATTTGCGGAAGGGGCGTACCGGCTGGACTTCCACGTTGGGGAATATTTCAGCAAAATCAATGGCAAAGCGGTGGAGTTTCTCGACGTTGTTTCCGTTGATTTCCGGGTGAGCGACAGTGGGGCGCACTATCATGTGCCACTGCTGGTTTCGCCCTTCGGCTATTCGACCTATCGCGGGAGCTGA
- the puuE gene encoding allantoinase PuuE yields MRYPRDLAGYGPNPPHANWPGGANIAIQFVLNYEEGGENNVLHGDQASEAFLSDVVGAAPWPGARHWNIESMYEYGARAGFWRLHRLFTQARLPVTVYGVATALMRAPQQVQAMLDADWEIASHGYKWIEHKDMERQEEAAQIAQAVRLHTVATGSRPLGWYTGRCSVNTVDLVSEQGGFAYISDTYDDDLPYWRVHNAKPQLIIPYTLANNDMRFVTASGFANGEEFFQALKDSFDCLYREGAEGSPKMMSIGLHCRLVGQPGRFEGLKRFVDYIQGFDKVWVAKRIDIARHWADHHPYQPPQLAPSQMDAESFMAIFGGVFEHSPFIAQRAWEAELGPANDSPLGIHFALRNQFRMASDDERLGILNAHPDLAGKLAAAKRLTADSTSEQASAGLDALTDDERETFTELNTRYVEKFGFPFIIAVRDNTKASILEAFKNRLQNDRATEFATACAQVERIAQLRIEALYAG; encoded by the coding sequence ATGCGTTACCCCCGCGATCTGGCCGGTTACGGCCCCAACCCACCCCATGCCAATTGGCCCGGCGGTGCCAATATCGCGATCCAGTTCGTCCTCAATTACGAGGAGGGTGGCGAAAACAACGTGCTGCATGGCGACCAGGCGTCCGAGGCCTTTCTCTCGGACGTGGTGGGCGCGGCGCCCTGGCCCGGCGCCCGGCACTGGAACATCGAATCCATGTACGAATACGGCGCCCGCGCCGGCTTCTGGCGGCTGCACAGGCTCTTTACCCAGGCCCGCCTTCCGGTCACCGTCTATGGCGTCGCCACAGCGCTGATGCGCGCGCCACAGCAGGTCCAGGCCATGCTCGATGCCGATTGGGAAATCGCCTCCCACGGCTATAAATGGATCGAGCACAAGGACATGGAGCGACAGGAGGAAGCCGCCCAGATTGCTCAAGCGGTGCGCCTGCACACTGTTGCCACGGGCTCGCGGCCGCTTGGCTGGTACACGGGACGCTGTTCGGTCAACACGGTGGATCTGGTGTCAGAACAGGGCGGCTTTGCCTATATCTCGGATACCTATGACGACGACCTTCCCTATTGGCGGGTTCACAACGCAAAACCGCAGCTTATCATCCCCTACACGCTGGCGAATAACGATATGCGGTTCGTCACCGCCTCGGGCTTTGCCAATGGCGAGGAGTTCTTTCAGGCGTTGAAAGACAGCTTCGATTGCCTCTACCGCGAAGGCGCGGAGGGCAGCCCCAAGATGATGTCGATCGGGCTGCACTGCCGTCTCGTGGGGCAACCGGGACGGTTCGAAGGGCTCAAGCGCTTCGTCGATTACATCCAGGGATTCGACAAGGTCTGGGTGGCAAAGCGGATCGATATCGCCCGGCACTGGGCCGATCACCACCCCTATCAGCCGCCCCAACTCGCCCCCTCGCAAATGGATGCCGAGAGCTTCATGGCGATTTTCGGCGGGGTATTCGAGCACTCGCCGTTCATCGCCCAGCGCGCCTGGGAGGCCGAACTCGGACCGGCCAACGACAGCCCGCTCGGCATCCACTTTGCCCTGCGCAACCAGTTCCGCATGGCGTCCGACGACGAACGGCTCGGCATATTGAACGCCCATCCCGACCTTGCCGGAAAACTGGCGGCCGCCAAGCGCCTCACAGCGGATTCCACCTCCGAACAGGCTTCGGCCGGGCTCGATGCGCTGACTGATGACGAGCGGGAAACCTTCACCGAACTCAACACCCGGTACGTTGAAAAGTTCGGCTTCCCGTTCATCATCGCCGTGCGCGACAACACCAAAGCGTCGATCCTTGAAGCCTTCAAGAATCGCCTGCAAAACGACCGCGCTACCGAGTTCGCCACCGCCTGCGCCCAAGTCGAGCGCATCGCGCAATTGCGGATCGAAGCGCTTTACGCAGGCTGA
- a CDS encoding YybH family protein: MTDEAQIRAVVRQWMDATIAGDAAAVLDLMADDVVFTVAGGEPFGKETFAALSQSNKTGMSIEGTNDIVELKVLGDWAFTRNRISLVVRTDGNPSMSRSGYTLTLFRKDADGKWRLARDANMVTADQPA; the protein is encoded by the coding sequence ATGACTGACGAAGCACAAATCCGCGCGGTGGTCCGCCAATGGATGGATGCCACCATTGCCGGCGACGCGGCGGCTGTTCTCGATCTCATGGCTGATGATGTGGTTTTCACCGTTGCCGGCGGCGAACCGTTCGGCAAGGAGACTTTTGCCGCCCTCTCCCAGAGTAACAAGACAGGAATGTCCATCGAAGGCACCAACGATATTGTCGAACTCAAGGTGCTTGGCGATTGGGCGTTTACCCGCAACAGGATTTCGCTCGTCGTGCGAACCGATGGCAATCCATCGATGTCGCGTTCGGGTTACACGCTGACCTTGTTCCGCAAGGATGCGGATGGCAAATGGCGTCTGGCGCGCGATGCCAATATGGTCACCGCTGATCAGCCTGCGTAA
- a CDS encoding SRPBCC family protein, with the protein MANIIAQTEHRFSDLSAEAVYAAWLDPAAVRVWMQRNLERTGSSARITEIAIDSRVGGRYRFSDIDDEGQESPAWGYYRELVPGRRIVFTWFVEPAEETEDNSTVTLELRPDGAGCVATMTHEMDAQWADYIEPTAKAWKGMLESIEETQGKERK; encoded by the coding sequence ATGGCCAACATCATCGCGCAAACCGAGCATCGCTTTTCTGACCTTTCGGCGGAAGCCGTCTATGCGGCATGGCTCGATCCCGCCGCGGTGCGGGTCTGGATGCAGCGCAATCTTGAGCGTACGGGGAGTTCGGCACGCATTACCGAAATTGCGATCGATTCCAGGGTCGGTGGCAGATACCGGTTCTCTGACATCGATGATGAGGGCCAGGAGAGCCCTGCCTGGGGGTATTATCGCGAACTGGTGCCCGGCCGGCGCATTGTCTTTACCTGGTTTGTCGAGCCCGCCGAGGAGACCGAAGACAATTCGACGGTGACTCTTGAGCTCCGCCCGGATGGAGCAGGATGCGTGGCGACCATGACCCATGAAATGGACGCGCAATGGGCCGATTATATTGAACCGACCGCCAAGGCGTGGAAGGGCATGCTTGAATCGATCGAGGAAACGCAGGGCAAGGAGCGCAAATGA
- a CDS encoding SRPBCC family protein gives MDFKFTVSGRISKPVHEVFEAVADPKKLSGYFTTGGAKGRLETGATVTWDFHDFPGAFPVNVVEVVPDEKIVLTWGAAPEGDETGNYDTTVTMVFEPLDGNARTLVSITEEGWKQTETGLKSSYGNCEGWTGMLAAMKVYVEHGINLREGFYK, from the coding sequence ATGGACTTCAAATTCACGGTATCGGGCCGGATCTCAAAGCCGGTCCACGAGGTGTTCGAGGCGGTGGCCGATCCGAAAAAGCTCTCGGGCTATTTCACCACCGGCGGGGCAAAGGGGCGCCTTGAAACCGGCGCGACGGTCACATGGGATTTCCACGATTTTCCCGGCGCGTTTCCGGTCAATGTAGTTGAGGTGGTGCCCGACGAAAAGATCGTTCTCACCTGGGGCGCAGCGCCCGAGGGCGATGAGACCGGCAATTACGACACCACGGTGACCATGGTTTTCGAGCCGCTCGACGGCAACGCACGCACGCTGGTCTCGATCACCGAGGAGGGGTGGAAGCAGACCGAAACGGGGCTGAAATCATCCTATGGCAATTGCGAGGGCTGGACAGGCATGCTCGCTGCCATGAAGGTTTATGTCGAGCATGGCATCAATCTGCGCGAAGGATTTTACAAATAG
- a CDS encoding ArsR/SmtB family transcription factor, translating to MSSDDDSDTIFKALADRKRRAILDALKDEPKTTGQLVALFPQIDRCTVMQHMKVLETAGLIVARKEGRERWNHLNALPIKSIHDRWIGDYARNAAGLMSRLETELKA from the coding sequence ATGTCAAGCGACGATGATTCGGATACCATTTTCAAGGCCCTGGCCGACCGGAAACGCCGGGCGATCCTCGATGCCCTCAAGGACGAACCGAAAACCACCGGGCAGCTCGTCGCGCTGTTTCCCCAGATCGACCGCTGCACGGTGATGCAGCACATGAAGGTGCTCGAGACCGCAGGGCTGATCGTGGCCCGCAAGGAAGGCCGCGAGCGCTGGAACCACCTCAACGCCCTGCCCATCAAGTCCATCCACGACCGCTGGATCGGCGATTACGCTCGAAACGCCGCGGGACTGATGTCGCGACTGGAGACCGAGTTGAAGGCATGA
- a CDS encoding bifunctional allantoicase/(S)-ureidoglycine aminohydrolase: MTDRPYASAPGGLPPQTQLLSDRAVFTDAYAVIPRGVMRDIVTSYLPFWDKTRLWVISRPLSGFAETFSQYIMEVEPGGGSDKPEPDPQAQAVLFVTAGEIALSLAGTTYTLAPGGYAYIPPATEWTLRSTGAEPARFHWVRKAYEKVEGLDTPPAFVSADQEIDPIPMPGTEGRWATTRFVEPTDLRHDMHVNIVTLQPGAVIPFAETHVMEHGLYVLEGKAVYRLNRDWVEVEAGDYMWLRAFCPQACYAGGPGPFRYLLYKDVNRHMKLGRP, encoded by the coding sequence ATGACCGATCGCCCTTATGCATCTGCCCCCGGCGGGCTGCCGCCCCAGACCCAGCTTCTCAGCGACCGCGCGGTGTTTACCGATGCCTATGCGGTGATCCCCAGGGGGGTGATGCGCGATATCGTGACGAGCTACCTGCCCTTCTGGGACAAGACGCGGCTGTGGGTGATTTCGCGCCCGCTTTCGGGTTTTGCCGAGACGTTTTCCCAGTACATCATGGAGGTCGAGCCCGGAGGCGGCAGCGACAAGCCCGAGCCCGACCCGCAGGCCCAGGCGGTGCTGTTCGTTACCGCCGGTGAAATCGCGCTGTCGTTGGCCGGAACCACATACACGCTGGCGCCGGGTGGCTATGCCTATATTCCGCCGGCAACCGAATGGACCCTGCGCAGCACCGGAGCCGAACCGGCCCGTTTCCACTGGGTTCGCAAGGCATACGAAAAGGTCGAAGGGCTCGACACCCCGCCCGCATTCGTTTCCGCCGATCAGGAAATCGACCCTATCCCCATGCCCGGAACCGAGGGCAGATGGGCAACCACGCGCTTTGTCGAGCCCACCGATCTGCGCCACGACATGCACGTCAATATCGTCACCCTGCAACCCGGCGCCGTCATTCCGTTCGCCGAAACCCATGTCATGGAGCACGGGCTGTACGTGCTCGAGGGCAAGGCGGTCTATCGGCTCAATCGGGACTGGGTGGAAGTGGAAGCCGGCGATTACATGTGGCTGCGCGCCTTCTGCCCGCAGGCCTGTTACGCCGGCGGTCCCGGCCCGTTCCGCTACCTGCTCTATAAGGACGTCAACCGGCACATGAAGCTGGGCCGTCCATGA
- a CDS encoding ureidoglycolate lyase encodes MTKTIIAEPLTKAAFAPFGQVLTTEDAHHYPINNGMTERFHDLANVEIGGENGRTLISIFRGKPYDLPLALTLVERHPLGSQAFMPLHRRPFLVIVAPDENGVPGTPLAFLTEPGVGINIGRNVWHGVLTTLEEEGDFLVVDRGGDGDNLEEYVFDRPYLVELSKP; translated from the coding sequence ATGACGAAAACCATCATTGCCGAACCGCTGACCAAGGCGGCGTTCGCTCCGTTCGGGCAGGTGCTGACAACCGAGGATGCCCATCACTATCCCATCAACAACGGCATGACCGAACGCTTTCACGATCTGGCCAATGTCGAAATCGGTGGAGAGAACGGACGCACGCTGATCTCGATCTTTCGCGGCAAACCCTATGATCTGCCTCTGGCCCTGACGCTCGTCGAACGGCACCCGCTGGGTTCGCAGGCCTTCATGCCGCTCCACCGCCGGCCTTTCCTCGTGATCGTCGCTCCCGATGAAAACGGCGTCCCCGGCACGCCGCTGGCGTTCCTTACCGAACCCGGCGTTGGGATCAATATCGGGCGCAATGTCTGGCACGGCGTCTTGACGACGCTTGAAGAGGAAGGCGACTTCCTTGTCGTCGATCGCGGCGGTGATGGCGACAATCTCGAGGAATACGTCTTCGACAGGCCCTATCTGGTCGAGTTATCCAAACCGTAA
- a CDS encoding intradiol ring-cleavage dioxygenase produces the protein MSETNKLNRREVFSLVAVTAAGGALVSQAAFAQSANAGSASALLMPGADVCVLTPEVTEGPYYFDPELERVDITEGKAGIPTRIRLQIVDQSCAPMPGARVDIWHCDATGVYSGYANQGDDRSVDTTGETFLRGTQFADDNGIVEFETIYPSWYSGRTTHIHFKVFLDQATILTGQMFFPDALSEYIYLNVEPYNDRSRERDTLNSNDGIATQASRASFAYIKELAEEYLVAMIIGVDPNAESGGFEMGGPGRGEDGDMPAPPEGGMGEPPAGGGGPNNGTADRSTMVPGTTSE, from the coding sequence ATGTCTGAAACGAACAAACTCAACCGCCGCGAAGTGTTTTCGCTCGTCGCCGTCACCGCCGCAGGCGGCGCGCTTGTCTCGCAAGCCGCCTTCGCCCAATCGGCCAATGCAGGCTCGGCCTCTGCCCTGCTCATGCCCGGCGCCGATGTTTGCGTGCTGACACCGGAAGTGACCGAAGGGCCCTATTATTTCGACCCCGAACTCGAACGCGTCGACATCACCGAAGGCAAGGCCGGCATTCCCACGCGCATACGCCTCCAGATCGTCGATCAGAGCTGCGCGCCCATGCCGGGCGCCCGCGTCGACATCTGGCATTGCGATGCAACGGGTGTTTATTCCGGCTACGCCAACCAGGGCGACGACCGGAGCGTGGACACGACCGGGGAGACCTTCCTGCGCGGCACCCAGTTTGCTGACGACAATGGCATCGTTGAGTTCGAGACCATCTACCCGAGCTGGTACAGCGGCCGGACCACCCATATCCACTTCAAGGTCTTCCTCGACCAGGCCACGATATTGACCGGACAGATGTTTTTCCCGGACGCGCTCTCGGAATACATCTATCTCAACGTCGAACCCTACAACGACCGTTCGCGCGAACGCGACACACTCAATTCCAATGACGGCATTGCCACCCAGGCGTCGCGCGCCTCGTTCGCCTATATCAAGGAACTGGCCGAGGAATATCTGGTCGCCATGATTATCGGCGTGGACCCGAACGCGGAATCGGGCGGCTTTGAAATGGGCGGACCGGGTCGCGGCGAAGACGGCGACATGCCCGCCCCGCCCGAAGGCGGCATGGGCGAGCCCCCCGCCGGCGGTGGCGGTCCCAACAACGGTACGGCCGACCGTTCGACGATGGTGCCCGGCACCACTTCGGAATAA
- a CDS encoding molybdopterin-binding protein, with protein MKRFSIRRRKFLTASAAGLAGVTLAGCDQFDSLLRPGHPVRDTLASANDLTLAAQRLLLGDEALAKEFAESEIRQGMRPNGTTDPEQADYVALRDNDFADYQLVVDGLVETPQSYSLDQLRNMPSRTQITRHDCVEGWSCIAKWTGVPLATILDEVRPTAGARYCVFHCFDNYGGGLSASPYYESVDLIDARHPQTILAYGMNDAALPVRNGAPIRVRIERQLGYKMAKYLRRIELVDDFSQLHRGKGSYWADHGYDWYAGI; from the coding sequence ATGAAACGCTTTTCGATACGGCGGCGAAAATTCCTCACCGCGTCGGCGGCCGGGCTTGCCGGCGTGACGCTGGCGGGGTGCGATCAGTTCGATTCCCTTTTGCGGCCCGGCCATCCGGTGCGCGATACGCTGGCCTCTGCCAACGATCTCACCCTTGCCGCCCAGCGGTTGCTTTTGGGCGATGAGGCACTGGCCAAGGAGTTTGCCGAGAGCGAAATCCGCCAGGGCATGCGGCCCAATGGCACGACGGATCCCGAGCAAGCCGATTATGTGGCGCTGCGGGACAATGATTTTGCCGACTATCAACTGGTGGTCGACGGACTTGTCGAAACCCCGCAATCGTATTCGCTCGACCAGTTGCGCAACATGCCGTCGCGCACCCAGATCACCCGCCACGATTGCGTCGAGGGCTGGAGCTGCATTGCCAAATGGACCGGGGTCCCGCTCGCGACGATCCTCGATGAGGTGCGCCCCACGGCCGGTGCACGCTATTGCGTGTTCCACTGCTTCGACAATTATGGAGGCGGGCTCTCGGCGTCACCCTATTACGAGAGCGTCGACCTGATCGACGCGCGCCACCCGCAGACCATCCTTGCCTATGGCATGAACGATGCCGCGCTGCCGGTGCGCAACGGCGCGCCCATCCGGGTGCGGATCGAGCGCCAGCTTGGCTACAAGATGGCCAAATATCTGCGCCGCATCGAACTTGTCGACGATTTCAGCCAGTTGCACCGCGGCAAGGGCAGCTATTGGGCCGACCACGGGTATGATTGGTATGCGGGGATCTGA
- a CDS encoding cytochrome b/b6 domain-containing protein: MFGAPSRERATSQIIKRQSIWTRLTHWVWVICLFFLLLTGLQIFNAHPSLYIGQQSGFEFSNSIFSMGAIRNPDGSISGITTIFGHRFDTTGVFGYSGPEGQERVRGFPAWATIPSYQDLGTGRVVHLFFGWVLVGTMFVWFVASLINGHLRRDIIPTGRDIRSLPSDVAAHARLKFPHTRHYNVLQKLSYGVVLLILFPLIVLTGLSMSPGMNAAWPWLIEIFGGRQTARTIHFITMALLVGFFIVHIAMVLLAGPLNTMRSMITGKYRIDPETEEGK, encoded by the coding sequence ATGTTCGGAGCCCCCAGCCGGGAAAGAGCCACCAGCCAAATCATCAAGCGCCAGTCGATCTGGACGCGGCTCACCCATTGGGTGTGGGTCATCTGCCTGTTTTTCCTATTGCTCACCGGGCTGCAGATCTTCAACGCGCATCCGAGCCTTTATATCGGACAGCAATCGGGGTTTGAATTTTCGAACTCGATCTTTTCCATGGGCGCCATCCGCAATCCCGACGGATCGATCTCCGGGATCACCACGATCTTCGGGCATCGCTTCGATACCACCGGTGTCTTCGGCTATTCGGGGCCGGAAGGTCAGGAGCGGGTGCGCGGTTTTCCGGCCTGGGCGACCATCCCCTCCTACCAGGATCTGGGGACGGGCCGGGTGGTTCACCTGTTCTTCGGCTGGGTGCTGGTCGGCACCATGTTCGTCTGGTTCGTGGCCAGCCTCATCAACGGGCATTTGCGGCGCGACATCATCCCCACCGGCAGAGACATCAGGTCGCTGCCGTCCGACGTTGCCGCCCACGCGCGCCTTAAATTCCCCCACACGCGGCACTATAACGTGCTGCAAAAGCTCAGCTATGGTGTGGTGCTGCTGATCCTGTTCCCGCTGATTGTGCTGACGGGCCTTTCCATGTCGCCGGGCATGAACGCAGCCTGGCCCTGGCTCATCGAAATTTTCGGCGGGCGGCAGACCGCGCGCACCATTCATTTCATCACGATGGCGCTGCTGGTCGGGTTCTTCATCGTCCACATTGCCATGGTGCTGCTGGCCGGACCGCTCAACACCATGCGCTCGATGATCACCGGCAAATACCGCATCGATCCGGAAACGGAGGAAGGAAAATGA
- a CDS encoding sigma-70 family RNA polymerase sigma factor, with protein MDSLETRLRALVLLSLEGDRAAYRQLLGELTHYLRIYFARRLAPAHAANVEDLVQETLLAVHAKRLTYDTARPFTAWLHALAHHKLVDHLRRHAIRPTVPLDDEMTGGVPAGDLAAHDLDRVLETLPERTSTLIRRVKVEGASVAEAASAHGMSEGAAKIAIHRGLKALMARFAGDR; from the coding sequence ATGGATTCACTCGAAACGCGACTGCGTGCGCTCGTCCTGCTCTCGCTCGAGGGCGACCGGGCGGCCTATCGGCAGCTTCTCGGCGAGTTGACCCATTACTTGCGCATCTATTTCGCCCGGCGGCTGGCTCCGGCTCACGCCGCCAATGTCGAGGATCTGGTTCAGGAGACACTATTGGCCGTCCACGCCAAACGGCTGACCTACGATACGGCCCGGCCCTTCACCGCCTGGCTGCACGCGCTTGCCCACCACAAGCTCGTCGATCATTTGCGCCGTCACGCCATTCGCCCCACGGTGCCGCTGGACGACGAGATGACCGGCGGCGTGCCTGCTGGAGACCTGGCCGCCCACGACCTCGACAGGGTCCTCGAAACGCTGCCCGAGCGCACCTCCACGCTGATCCGCAGGGTCAAGGTCGAAGGCGCCTCGGTCGCCGAAGCCGCGTCGGCCCACGGCATGAGCGAGGGTGCGGCAAAGATTGCCATCCATCGCGGGCTCAAGGCCCTCATGGCGCGTTTTGCAGGAGACCGGTGA
- a CDS encoding NrsF family protein — translation MSQDLIDRLVSDLRPTRRGALQWLLVGAIAAGMIVAAAIMVPWIGLRADILTAPGTAMFWIKLGYTSVLGLLGLAAAMALSRPDRRKWPALWAVGGVFVLTLAGGLWQWGNAPEAVRPVLVLGGTALVCPFLIVAFSAPVLAIMLASMRRLAPANATLAGLAAGLASGGAGASVYALHCGESGMLFLALWYSVGIGLVALCGAVLGRTLLRW, via the coding sequence ATGAGCCAGGACCTTATCGATCGACTCGTCAGCGACCTGCGCCCCACGCGGCGCGGCGCGCTGCAATGGCTGCTCGTGGGTGCGATTGCGGCAGGGATGATTGTCGCTGCGGCCATTATGGTGCCCTGGATCGGCCTGCGCGCCGATATCCTGACGGCACCGGGCACCGCCATGTTCTGGATCAAGCTCGGCTATACGAGCGTGCTTGGCCTGCTCGGCCTTGCCGCGGCCATGGCGCTCTCCCGCCCCGACAGGCGCAAATGGCCCGCCCTTTGGGCTGTGGGCGGAGTGTTCGTGCTCACGCTGGCCGGCGGGCTCTGGCAATGGGGCAATGCGCCCGAAGCGGTAAGGCCGGTCCTGGTCCTTGGCGGTACGGCGCTGGTCTGCCCCTTCCTGATCGTCGCGTTTTCGGCGCCTGTGCTCGCCATCATGCTGGCGTCCATGCGCAGGCTTGCCCCGGCCAACGCCACTTTGGCCGGGCTGGCTGCGGGGCTCGCGTCGGGCGGCGCGGGTGCCTCCGTCTATGCGCTCCATTGCGGAGAAAGCGGAATGCTGTTTCTTGCGCTCTGGTATTCGGTGGGGATCGGTCTGGTTGCACTGTGCGGCGCAGTGCTGGGACGAACCCTGCTGCGCTGGTAG